Part of the Leptotrichia sp. oral taxon 215 str. W9775 genome is shown below.
AAATTATAACTAAACATACAAAAAGTAAATATACCCTATAATTTTGTTTTATTTCAATTTCTGTAACTTCTTTTTCAATATTTATTTTTTGTTTAGAACTTTTAAAATACAAAGTTCGTACTTTAATTGTATGTTCTCCATAATCTACATTTTCAATTTCTTTTTTATTTTCTTTAAATTTTATAACTTTATCATCCAGAAAAAAATTCATTGAAGTATTTTTTTTACCTGATTTATCATTTATAACCAATTTAGGCATAATTTCTCACCTCTTCAAAAGAAAACTATTTATTATAAAGTCTATTTATCCCATTAATATAAGCCTTAATACTAGCCTCAACCACATCTGTACTTTGTCCTCTACCGATAAATCTGTTCCCATCTTTTTCAATTATAACAACAACTTGCGCTTGTGCATCTGTATCCCCTGTAATTGCTTCCAATTTATATTCTTCTAAGACAAAAGTGTCATTCACTGCTAAATTTACTGCATTGTAAGCTGCATCAACTGGTCCATCTCCAAGTGCTTCTTTGACCAATTTTTCTCCATCTAAGTCAATTGTAACTGTAGCTTTTGGTTTTTTACCTTCCTGTCTTGAAATTTCAAAGTGCTCTAATTTTATTCTTCCTTCAATTTTTGCCGCATCTCCAGCAACTAATGCAATAATATCCTCATCTAAAACATATTTTTTCTTGTCTGCTAATGTTTTAAACTGTGAAAATAATTGCTCTACCCTGTCACTTCCAACATGATCAAATCCTAAAGATTCCAACTTTTGTATAAAAGCGTGTTTTCCTGAATGTTTTCCAAGTACCAAGCTATCTGGATTTCTTCCTACAGATTCAGGACTCATAATTTCGTAAGTTTCAGGATTTGCTAAAACTCCGTGCTGATGGATTCCTGACTCATGTGCAAAAGCATTTGCTCCAACGATTGCCTTATTTGGCTGTGTTGTAACCCCTGTCAAAAGACTTACTAATTTACTTGTCGGATAAATTTGTTTTGAATCAATATTTGTGTAATATTCTTCAAATAAATCTTTTCTTGTTTTCAAAATCATTGCAATTTCTTCAAGCGAAGTATTTCCAGCTCTTTCTCCAAGTCCGTTAATTGTACATTCAATTTGAGTTGCCCCAGCTTGAATTGCCGCAACTGAATTTGCTACAGAAAGTCCCAAATCATCGTGACAATGCACAGAAATATCAACATTTTCAATTCCTTTTACATTTTTTCTCAAATAAGTTATAAGTTCAAACATTTCATTTGGAGTTCTGTAACCTACAGTATCAGGTACATTCAATGTAGTTGCTCCAGCTTTTATAGCTGTTTCATACACCTCTACCAAAAATTCTTTTTCTGTTCTAGTCGCATCTTCTGAAGAAAACTCAACATCCTCTACAAATGTCTTAGCATAAGCAACCATTTCTCTTGCTCTTTCCACAATCTGCTCTTTTGTCATTTTCAACTTAAATTCCCTATGAATAGGCGAAGTTGCAATAAATGTATGAATTCTAGGTTTTGCCGCACCCTTTAAAGCCTTTCCTGCTGTTTCAATATCCTTTTTCACTGCACGGGCTAAACTGCAGACTGTAGAATTTTTAACATTTTCCGCAATCATTTTAACCGCTTCAAAATCTCCAGGTGACGCTACAGCAAATCCAGCTTCAATTATGTCTACTCCCAGACTTTCAAGCTGTTTTGCAATTCTCAATTTTTCCTGTGCGTTAAGGTTCACACGTGGTGTCTGTTCTCCATCCCGCAGAGTTGTATCGAATATTTTAATATGTTTTTTCATTGTCTCCTCCTTATTAGGTAATACTCTTCATTTTATTTTTATTTTATAGAATACATTGCCGCCTGCTCTGCATGAATAATCGCTGTATCAAATAATGGAACATCAGTATCTTCATTTTTTATAAGAAGCCCTATTTCAGTACATCCTAATATTATACCTTCTGCTCCTTTACTTCTTAGCTTATCAACAATTTCTAAAAATTTTTTTTTTGAATTAAAATTTATGGTTCCAAGACAAAGTTCGTCATATATTACTTCATTTATAGTTTCTATGTCATTCTTATCAGGAATTATAACATTTATACCCTTTTCAATAAGTTTTGATTTGTAAAAATCCTGTTCCATCGTATATTTTGTTCCAAGCAATGCTATATTTTTTAATCCTTTTTCTAATATTTTCTCTGCTGTCATTTCAGCAATATGCAATATTGGAATGGAGATTTTTTCTTTAATTTGGTTAACAACCTTGTGCATTGTATTTGTGCAGATAACTATGAAATCTGCTCCCGCTTTTTCCAAATTATATGCAGCTTCTCCCAAGATTTCTCCACTTTTTTCCCAGTTGCCATTTGCCTGACATTCTTCTATTTCCTGGAAATCCACACTATATAATATACATTTAGCCGAATGAAGTCCACCAAGTTTTTCTTTCACAGTTTCATTTATTATTTTATAATAAGTTGCTGTACTTTCCCAGCTCATTCCTCCTATTAGCCCTATTGTTTTCAAATTCATCTTCCTCTCAAAATAAAGATTCTCTATTCCTTCACAGCCTCAAATCTCAATCTGACATAATCCGCCAGTATTTGTCCATTTTCATTTTTTTCAAGTTCATTTTCTACTTTTTCAGCTATTTCATCAATCAATTTCTCGTGCATCTCTTTTGGAATATTCACAAAAGCAGGTGCAGAAAAGGTTTGTAGCCATCCTTTTATTCCAGTAGGAAGTAAGGTTGGACGCGAAAAACTTGTCATTCTTTTTACTTTCAGTCCATATCTTTCAAGTAATTCCTTTTCTTCTTCCGGAGTTGGAAAAAACCAGCATTTTTTAGCTTTTAAATTGTGTTTCTCTGCAATTTCAAAAATTGCATTTTCTATTGTTTCCACATTCCCCTTGCAGCCCATTTCAACTACAAAGCGTCCACTTTTCTTTAAAGCTTTGGACACACTTTTTAGCACTCCATCGTAATCAGTCATCCAATGTAATGCCGCATTGGAAAAAATTGCATCAAATTCATTTTCAAAATTCATATTCTGTGCATCGCCTTGTACTGCATCTATTCCCAATTTTCCAGCTGCTTCAATAAATTTCTGACTTCCATCCAACCCTAAGACTTTGCATCCGTATTCACTAATTTTTTTAGTCAATACTCCGTCTCCACAGCCCAAATCCAATATATATTCATTTTTTTGAGGATTTAGCCATTCTATCAGTTCTTCACCATAATCAGAAACAAAGCGTGCATTTTTCTCATATTTTTCTTTTTCCCAATGCTGACTTATACTCATTTCAGTATCTCCTTTATATACTTTTTATTTTAAAAAATATTACATTTTTTCCCCTCTGCTCATTGCAGTGACTCCTGTTTTTGCCATTTCCAGTATTCCATAATTTCTCATTATTTCCACAAATCCCCTCAGTTTCTGCACATCTCCTGTAAGTTCTATTATTAGGGAAGTTGGAGATACGTCAAGTACCTTTCCTCTATAAATATCAGCTATCTGAACAATCTGTGCCCTTGTTTCACTGTCAGATTTCACCTTTATAAGCATAAGTTCCCTTCTTATTACACCTTCTGAAGGAAATACTTTCACTTTTACTACATCAACTATTTTATACACCTGTTTCTGTATCTGGTCAAGCGATTTTGAATCTCCGTCTACAGTAAGTGTCAGTCTTGCATATCCAGGTTTATTTGTAACTCCCGCTGTCATTTTATTTACAAAATATCCTCTTCTGTTAAATAATGACATTATTCTGGCAACTATTCCGTTAGTATTTTTTGCAATTATAAGAATTTCGTGTTCCTTATTCATTTTCAAGCACCCCTCTCTTACCTACCATCTGAGCTACACTTGTTCCTGCCGGTATCATCGGATATACATTTTCTTCCTTTTCAACTATGCAGTTTATCAATACTCCCTCATCACTCTCTATAAGCCCTTTAAGTTTATTTTTCAAGTCTTCCTTTGTTCTCAATGTTACCGACTTAATTCCGTATGCTTCACCAATTTTTATAAAATCAGGATTATAGTCAAGATTAACAAATGAATATCTCCTGTCATTGAATATTTCCTGCCACTGTCTTACCATTCCAAGGAATGAGTTATTTATAAGCAGTACTTTTACCGGAAGATTATACTGTTTTATCATCATAAGTTCCTGGAATGTCATCTGGAATCCTCCATCACCCACAACAAGCACTACTTTTCTATCAGGCTTTGCCACCTGGGCACCTATTGCCGCAGGAAGTCCAAATCCCATAGTTCCAGCTCCTCCTGATGTCACAATCGAATCAGGGTTTGTATAAGTCATGTACTGTGCTGTCCACATCTGATGCTGTCCAACATCTGTTACAACTATTCCGTCTCCCTTAAGGATATTATCCAGTTCTGAAAGAACTTCCTGAGGAATAAGTTTGTCATCTCCCACTTTTCTATAAACAAGAGGATATTCCTTTTTCCAGACTTTAACTTTTTCCAGCCATTCATCATGTTTTAACTGTGTCAGTTCCTTATTCAGTTCAGTTAAAACATTTTTCAGATCTCCTACTATTGGCACATCTACCTTTTTATTTTTTTCTATTTCAGCAGGATCAATGTCTATATGTAATATTTTTGCTTTTGGACAGAATTTATCAGGATTTCCTGTAATCCTGTCATCAAATCTTATTCCTGCCGCAATTATAAGATCTGCTTCATCTGTTGCATAGTTTGCATAAACTGTTCCATGCATTCCAAGCATTCCTAATGACAGTTCATGATTTCCTGGAAATCCTCCAAGTCCAAGTAATGTCATTGTTACAGGAGCATCTATCCTTTCAGCAAATTCCTTCAGGCATCCTGATGCCTTTGATTTTAAAATTCCTGCTCCTGCTATAATTAAAGGCTTTTTAGATTCCTTTATTAACCTTACAGCCCTTTTTATCTGGCCTGGATGCCCCTTATATGTAGGATCATACCCTTCCAGTCTAAATTCTTTTTCATATAATTTTTCAAAGTCCTGATATGTTATTTTCTGTAATTGAACATCTCTAGGAATATCAACGAGAACCGGTCCTGGTCTACCTGTTGAAGCAATATAGTAAGCTTCCTTCAGAATTCTTGGCAAGTCCTCTATATTCTGTACGAGATAATTCATTTTTGTAATAGGTAGTGTTATTCCCACTATGTCACTTTCCTGAAATGCATCTTTTCCCAATAACGAACTGCCTACCTGCCCAGTTATTGCAAGTACGGGAACAGAATCCATGTGTGCCGTCATTATTCCCGTAACAAGATTTGTTGCTCCCGGCCCTGAAGTGGCAAGGCATACTCCTACTTTCCCGGATACCCTTGCATATCCGTCAGCCTCATGGGCGGCCCCTTGCTCATGTCTTGCAAAATAATGTTTTATTTTGTCAAATTTGTAAATTTCATCATAAATAGGTATTACTGCACCTCCCGGATATCCAAATATATCCTCTACACCTAGTCTGTGCAGACATTCCAGTACTACTCTGGCTCCATTAATCATTTCACTGCTCATTTTCCAACCGCCTTTCTTCTTTCATTCTTTATTCTATTTCCTGAGAATTCAGTCTTTTAACAACATATCCCTTCTTATTAAATTCCTCTATTATTTTCTGAATATGTTCTTCACCGTTTGTTTCAACTGTTACCTGCAGTTCCACATCATGAAATCTGTTAAGATTTTTAAACTGGTTATGATCAAGTCTTATAACGTTG
Proteins encoded:
- a CDS encoding 2-isopropylmalate synthase → MKKHIKIFDTTLRDGEQTPRVNLNAQEKLRIAKQLESLGVDIIEAGFAVASPGDFEAVKMIAENVKNSTVCSLARAVKKDIETAGKALKGAAKPRIHTFIATSPIHREFKLKMTKEQIVERAREMVAYAKTFVEDVEFSSEDATRTEKEFLVEVYETAIKAGATTLNVPDTVGYRTPNEMFELITYLRKNVKGIENVDISVHCHDDLGLSVANSVAAIQAGATQIECTINGLGERAGNTSLEEIAMILKTRKDLFEEYYTNIDSKQIYPTSKLVSLLTGVTTQPNKAIVGANAFAHESGIHQHGVLANPETYEIMSPESVGRNPDSLVLGKHSGKHAFIQKLESLGFDHVGSDRVEQLFSQFKTLADKKKYVLDEDIIALVAGDAAKIEGRIKLEHFEISRQEGKKPKATVTIDLDGEKLVKEALGDGPVDAAYNAVNLAVNDTFVLEEYKLEAITGDTDAQAQVVVIIEKDGNRFIGRGQSTDVVEASIKAYINGINRLYNK
- a CDS encoding class I SAM-dependent methyltransferase; this encodes MSISQHWEKEKYEKNARFVSDYGEELIEWLNPQKNEYILDLGCGDGVLTKKISEYGCKVLGLDGSQKFIEAAGKLGIDAVQGDAQNMNFENEFDAIFSNAALHWMTDYDGVLKSVSKALKKSGRFVVEMGCKGNVETIENAIFEIAEKHNLKAKKCWFFPTPEEEKELLERYGLKVKRMTSFSRPTLLPTGIKGWLQTFSAPAFVNIPKEMHEKLIDEIAEKVENELEKNENGQILADYVRLRFEAVKE
- a CDS encoding aspartate/glutamate racemase family protein: MKTIGLIGGMSWESTATYYKIINETVKEKLGGLHSAKCILYSVDFQEIEECQANGNWEKSGEILGEAAYNLEKAGADFIVICTNTMHKVVNQIKEKISIPILHIAEMTAEKILEKGLKNIALLGTKYTMEQDFYKSKLIEKGINVIIPDKNDIETINEVIYDELCLGTINFNSKKKFLEIVDKLRSKGAEGIILGCTEIGLLIKNEDTDVPLFDTAIIHAEQAAMYSIK
- the ilvB gene encoding biosynthetic-type acetolactate synthase large subunit; translation: MSSEMINGARVVLECLHRLGVEDIFGYPGGAVIPIYDEIYKFDKIKHYFARHEQGAAHEADGYARVSGKVGVCLATSGPGATNLVTGIMTAHMDSVPVLAITGQVGSSLLGKDAFQESDIVGITLPITKMNYLVQNIEDLPRILKEAYYIASTGRPGPVLVDIPRDVQLQKITYQDFEKLYEKEFRLEGYDPTYKGHPGQIKRAVRLIKESKKPLIIAGAGILKSKASGCLKEFAERIDAPVTMTLLGLGGFPGNHELSLGMLGMHGTVYANYATDEADLIIAAGIRFDDRITGNPDKFCPKAKILHIDIDPAEIEKNKKVDVPIVGDLKNVLTELNKELTQLKHDEWLEKVKVWKKEYPLVYRKVGDDKLIPQEVLSELDNILKGDGIVVTDVGQHQMWTAQYMTYTNPDSIVTSGGAGTMGFGLPAAIGAQVAKPDRKVVLVVGDGGFQMTFQELMMIKQYNLPVKVLLINNSFLGMVRQWQEIFNDRRYSFVNLDYNPDFIKIGEAYGIKSVTLRTKEDLKNKLKGLIESDEGVLINCIVEKEENVYPMIPAGTSVAQMVGKRGVLENE
- the ilvN gene encoding acetolactate synthase small subunit, which translates into the protein MNKEHEILIIAKNTNGIVARIMSLFNRRGYFVNKMTAGVTNKPGYARLTLTVDGDSKSLDQIQKQVYKIVDVVKVKVFPSEGVIRRELMLIKVKSDSETRAQIVQIADIYRGKVLDVSPTSLIIELTGDVQKLRGFVEIMRNYGILEMAKTGVTAMSRGEKM